TGATTATGGATGCGTtcttgttctttctctcagGTTAAAAAGGACCGAAAGAGTGGTGAAGCTTGTGTCACGGACTTACTTCTGTAGTCTTTTGTAATCAGGTAATCTTGTGTACTCTCGCCTGAAGCTTGTGTCACAGACTTAACTCTCATAACTTCTTCTCTGTTTTTGCTTTTGTCAGGTCACGGACCTGAAGCTTGTGTCACGGACTAGCTATATGTGTCAAGGACAAGCTGTCTCCTTGTGTCTTCTTGTGTAATTATTGTCTAGTCTTGTGTAAAGTAGTACTGTGAATTTTTGTATTGATATATAAAGGACAAGCTGTTTGTGTCACAATCTCATCTTGTCTCCTTCTCGTGTGATATATAAATTTCAGAGCATATCACAAACATTACAATCTcatcttctctccttctctcctttgtctatataaattttgtatttcacAAACATTTTATTCACACTCTCATCTTGTCTCATTCTCTTTTGTATTTAAATCTTGTATTGGACATTgtctttttatcattttcatCAAGCTTCCTTCGTCCTTCCTTTCTGCGTTTAAATTCACGTTCACAAAGTAATCAAAAACAATTTCATCATTTTCAGCACAAAGGAACTTCATTATTTCTTCATTCTATCCTTCCTTCCTTTCTACGTAATCAAAAacaatggcatcttcttctcataacgatgaaaattttgatgaacattttgatcaatattttgatgaacATTTTGATCAAACGTTCGAGAATATTTTCATTCATCATggtgatcaacaagaagaaaggaaaagaaggaaaaaaacgaGTTTATGTATTGCCCATTTCGGACAAAAATGAGATCACCTTCCCGTGGATACCAAGAAAAACTCCAAGAAGTTTTGTGGATTTTGTGGATAGAGTGTTGGTTTTGCACCAACATGTTCCTTTAAACATATTCTCCCTCAAGTGTGTAGATATTGTTCATCCAGCTATTGTCATTGGTTGGTTACTCAAGGTGTTGGAACATGGCGTGTTAGATCTTGATCTATACATCTCCTCGGTGCAAGGTTACCCGCTCCCTTCAGAGATGTTTGTGAGCGAGACTTTGGTTAGGCTGAAACTAGAAGTTAGAAATATTCTCACCATTGATGAGGTGAACGATGTTTTTTTTCCAAAGGTTAAGAGCCTCCTCTGTCTCGATCATGTCATGGTCAAATATAGTGTGTTTTCTAAGCTTCTCTTGGGTTGTCAGGCGCTTGAGGAGTTAGTTCTGGACAATGTGTTCGAGTTTGGGGGGTCTTTCTCCGTTTCTCATAACACCCTCAAAAGACTAGTGGTTGGTGATAAGAGAACTATCGATGAACACCGCAAGttaaagttgcacaaacacaaagattataagaactagcacttcttattagatttagaaactctctcaaaactaaatatctcaatgtgtttctcttgatggaacatctctccatgagaactctttatataggacaaagctacatcttttcctaaaggcgaagctacatcttttcttaataataatatggaaacattcctaagctcgatttgttttcctttttccttaacccatcaaacttcactttaatgagttaacttgctcctcaagttaattggaGCGAAAAGTCTTGAGTTGTAGCATCGTTTGATTCTCCACGTACTCCTTGAACTTTTTGAACCGATCGAAcgcttcactcttctctcttagaagcatcgtccacatatatcttgagtaatcatcaattaaGACAAATACATATCTATTGTTTGCTGGTGTTGATGGTGATATCGGACCGCACAAGTCACCATGTACCAACTCTAATGCGTGTGATGCTCGATACTTTGCTTTAGGCGGGAAATACTTCCGAGTTTGCTTCCCAACTAAGCAGGTGCTGCACACATCTTTCTCGTGTATCACCTGAGGCATCCCTACTACCATCTCCCTGTCtaccatattcttcatgactCCAAAGTTCACATGTCCTAGCTGTGCATGCCACG
The window above is part of the Brassica napus cultivar Da-Ae chromosome C8, Da-Ae, whole genome shotgun sequence genome. Proteins encoded here:
- the LOC106363619 gene encoding F-box/LRR-repeat protein At3g59190-like yields the protein MVINKKKGKEGKKRVYVLPISDKNEITFPWIPRKTPRSFVDFVDRVLVLHQHVPLNIFSLKCVDIVHPAIVIGWLLKVLEHGVLDLDLYISSVQGYPLPSEMFVSETLVRLKLEVRNILTIDEALEELVLDNVFEFGGSFSVSHNTLKRLVVGDKRTIDEHRKSCFNFSSVQTVAPSSSFRILTSKSLVRLRESGTDEFTIIDVVEVSLSLPKLKTLHMNDVGFADESGAAFAKLVSSCHALEELVMDKIMWDFRGSCSDSNSSLKRVTIYSENIDDEDPKSVSLSALPISSL